One window from the genome of Spirosoma rhododendri encodes:
- a CDS encoding chloride channel protein yields the protein MRARDELILFVSVLKWLVISTVIGCVAGLCASTFIRFIHFVIEQGNRYEHVFYLLPLSFFMANLLSQFVLKRHLGTDAVIAAINKNHGKLEGSFIPTKVINVVLILATGGSAGKESPCAQIGAGIGSVFASLFRVDDIDRRKMVLCGFCAGFACVFGAPLAGALFGIELLAVGVILYDVLLPAFVASITAYQVSSALGVTFFYYPLKFVPAFGQGFFLKLMAGGIFFGLCAYGMIWAIRSSTRVVTGIPIWRPLKGLLGGAVLVGLTLLFSRDYLGLGLNLMESCVRGVPVVGYAFLLKALFTIITLSISRSGSVITPILFIGATAGSFFGDLVGADRATFAAIGFVSLLAGTTNTPIATSILAIELFGASVAPYAAVSCVISFLMSGHQSLYTAQVLAVAKSRGISARLGREMGASDNKT from the coding sequence ATGCGCGCCCGCGACGAACTTATCCTTTTTGTGTCGGTCCTGAAATGGCTTGTGATCTCTACGGTTATTGGCTGTGTGGCAGGGCTGTGCGCATCGACGTTTATCCGCTTTATTCACTTCGTTATTGAGCAGGGCAATCGCTACGAGCACGTTTTTTACCTGCTGCCGCTTAGCTTTTTCATGGCTAACCTGCTGAGTCAGTTTGTCCTGAAACGGCACCTCGGTACAGACGCAGTTATTGCCGCCATCAACAAAAACCACGGCAAACTCGAAGGAAGCTTTATCCCAACCAAAGTCATCAACGTGGTACTGATTCTGGCAACGGGTGGCTCGGCGGGCAAAGAAAGCCCCTGTGCGCAGATCGGTGCCGGAATCGGGTCGGTATTTGCCAGTCTGTTCCGGGTCGACGACATCGACCGACGAAAGATGGTGCTGTGCGGGTTCTGTGCGGGCTTTGCCTGTGTGTTTGGCGCTCCGCTGGCCGGTGCGCTGTTTGGCATCGAACTGCTGGCGGTGGGCGTAATCCTGTACGACGTGCTGCTGCCCGCCTTCGTCGCGTCGATCACGGCTTATCAGGTATCGTCGGCGCTGGGGGTCACGTTTTTTTACTATCCGCTAAAATTTGTTCCGGCGTTCGGGCAGGGGTTCTTTCTGAAGCTGATGGCGGGGGGTATTTTCTTCGGCCTCTGCGCCTACGGTATGATCTGGGCGATCCGCAGCAGTACCCGCGTCGTGACGGGCATTCCGATCTGGCGCCCCCTCAAAGGCTTGCTCGGCGGGGCTGTACTCGTCGGGCTGACGCTGCTGTTCTCCCGCGACTACCTGGGGCTGGGCCTGAATCTGATGGAGTCGTGTGTACGCGGGGTGCCGGTTGTGGGTTACGCTTTTCTGCTCAAAGCCCTGTTCACGATCATAACGCTCAGCATTAGCCGCAGCGGTAGCGTTATCACCCCCATACTGTTCATCGGCGCAACGGCGGGGAGCTTCTTCGGCGATCTGGTCGGGGCCGATCGGGCTACGTTTGCCGCCATCGGTTTCGTTAGCCTGCTGGCCGGAACCACCAACACGCCTATTGCCACGAGCATACTGGCCATCGAGCTGTTTGGCGCGTCTGTTGCGCCTTACGCAGCCGTTTCGTGCGTTATCAGCTTTCTAATGTCGGGCCATCAAAGTCTGTACACGGCTCAGGTGCTGGCCGTAGCGAAATCGCGTGGTATCAGTGCCCGGCTGGGCCGGGAGATGGGTGCGTCAGACAACAAAACATGA